The nucleotide sequence aacggaaaactttagcctgaaaaactttataacgcgggcggagccgcgggcaaaagctagtagataataagacccaagatatataataataataataataagcccgcaggggcggctttgtggcgagccgacggtgtgtggcgacaccgcgttccctgattccgtgggggctaaatgagaccccctgacccttggcttgccttaactggccggctaggggtggaagtcgcaagagctaagaacctcagctccagggtggaagtgctcaatctgcgtaatagcgaggaaacccgctccgggacgcgatagcgacccgcgatggtgaaatcggtgcacacctctcgacacccttaagcacccacaccggtgttgcgtccttggcttacgccacttatgggatgcccatctagtggggggcaagtcaccgtctgccttgaatacataagattgagacattttccttggcaggcgtcccgttgtctcaatcaatagcccagcaaccagtccagctagatcccatccatagacccaatataattcccatcttttctgcaatagttcctgcaccttgcaagcgctgtctttgtctgtatttcctccataagtacagacagagagagtactcgcaaggtgtataaataactagagtaatgtatcttaaaggggcctctacgtgttggatccatgtccccacgcaagccttccaaatggaccggcctttatgccgtgatttcccgcaggaaagatacaacataataataataataataatatcagccctgtattatatacttgcccactgctgagcacgggcctcctctactactgagagggattaggccttagtccatcacgctggcctagtgcggattggtagacttcacacaccttcgaaattcctatagagaacttctcagatgtgcaggtttcctcacgatgtttttccttcaccgttaaagcgaacgataaattcacaaagaatacacacatgatttttagaaaagtcagaggtgtgtgcccttgggatttgaacctgcggacattcgtgtcggcagaccgttccataccaactaggctatcgtcgcttatataaaaataccgacgataaaattctttatagtttttagtaatgcttcaaaataacgaaaaacagttaatcgcgtttatctcgaaactcgaaattttgagttatttagttctccacctacagcgacgatataggtaagtatttttgtaGCTTGGTTACTCGGTACCACATTGAATAAAGTTACACGCAAACTGGTGATTGCCAAGTGCTTAAAAATAAGCTTGAAAATAATGTTCATAAAGTGTCTTACTCGGAGGATATCTTCTATAGTTCCTTGGATTCGAACGGTAGAAAGGTGGTGGCGACCAGTTGTATGAATTTTTGTCGCTAACGGCGTCCCATGTTGCTGGCGACGATATCGGTTGAGTGAGTGGAACACGGATTGTTGACACATTTCCTGTTACATATTTAAGAGAGTTTGATCTTACTTGCAGGCTAAAGaatttattctcaaaaagaCAACAAAGAAAGGTCACTTAGTACCTGATCTTACTTTAGTAGGGAGACCGGGTACAAAAGTAACGGCGAGTCTAAAGTAATAATGCCCTTGGTCGAAAGTAACAATGGTTAGGTATCCAATAGCCAAACACCGCTTCGCTGCCATAAAGAGATAGCCGGTGGCGCCCCTCACTTGCATTCAGTTGCTGCACGTGCCACGCGCTAGTAGGTTGTATGAGAGGTCGTTAAACGATTTCACAAATGTGAAATAAGTTTTTGAGGTTttcttatttaatgtttttccgTAGTGCTTAAAAGGATGATACCAATTTGAATATTCGCATATTAATTCTTAATTGAATGGATTACACcatgttttaattcttttttgtcCAGCACGTTCCGTTTTAAGGctatatttcatattgtaacaaaaatgaGGTCGGGTACAAAAGTAACATAGTCCTATTATGGGTACACAAGTAACATGTTACTTTTGTTcgagtattgatttatttactttatatttttatgtgtgtattgatttatttgaacataaTGCCGCAACAACGCATTATAACTACCACACGAGGAACTACTGACACGGAAGTGTACTGAAAAGCGGCAGAAGAGCATTACAAAGATGGCACAAAAATTAGATTCCTGGCAAAAagatataatgtttgttatgtaacattatatacatacatcaaAAATTAAAGTAGGAAATACAAGCTCAGTTGTAGGCAGACTGTCCAGCGTACACTTAGCGAGGATTTGTCAAAGAAATCATACCGTCAAAGATCCAACTCGCCAGTACCTGGACCTAGCGGGCTACAGCAAGTAAATTCTTCTCAGCCGTTTGATTTTACCCTAAAACTTTTAGACTACAAGCGGGTCCGAGGACTATAGTAAATAAAGGACGTAAAAAACGTAAATCAGCAATGTTGATAGACACGCACGAAAAAAAcgcaattgaaaaataataccaaCAAAGAAATAAAGCCAAGAAAACGGTTTTATAACCTGATAGTGGGAATAGTAAGAGGTAGTTGATATCTAAGAAAGTGAAGGGAAAAGGAAAAAGACAGAAGGCAGTTAAGGCAAGGAAAATAAATCTGAGGAAGAAGATTGCTTATGTCTCATTTGTTTAGAAATGAGACATAACATAATGTAAAATGTGGTCACCCGTTGAATGCGTTTACGATGATCCAAATTGTGTGTGCCATAATTGTGTGTCTGAGTAAAAGACTAATACTGAATAGTCtgattggaaaaaatattatcatataataattGATTCCATTACTGAACGGAAgaataatttgtattgtatttaaaatatacaatttttgaGCATCTATAATGCAAATGTTTatctgtatttttaatacaaagtcTTCTAATACATAATTTGCTGATTTAATATGTCACATTATATCCATTACAAACCCCTTTGTCCTGTTACTTTCGACCCACAACGTGTTACTTTCAACCTGCCTACGTGGTCGAAAGTAACAAgagaacaaattattttgaagtcTCTGTAATTCATATGAAATATACAGTAATAAGGTAAATTCAGATACTAATGTAAAGAATATAAACGAAATGTATAAATAGCtatattcatttcattaaaatgattacatcTAACCAGAAACCAAGGTAAAAGTACAAAATGTTACGTTTGTACCCGATCTCCCCTATACACTAATCCACTTTATATCTTATATCTATGGGCAGTATTAAGTTGGTATTACCTACTTACTTATCGGTGTAGTGTTTGTCGCTATAGTTGTAGGACACGTCGATAATTCTGCAGTAGTATCAGAGCCCGCACGAAGATCtccattttcttttaaaactttGACGTATGCTATGAATCAGttcgtaaacattattttgaacaataatATTACGCAGGTAAATACTTACGTTTAACGCAATCGATGTTTACTAATCTATGCCAATGAACAGTAAGCTATTGAAATAATTTCGATAATATTTAACACATGGTATGTCTCAGTGATTTAGCTGCATTAGATCCATGTCGAACAATGTGACATTGGAGCGCGCAAAGTGAGACTGAAGTATTAGTCCGGAGTCTGTAGCTGTACtcggtaaatataaataacgtcGCCCACTATAACATGGtcctaacataataatataagccttgtattatatgctgtcccactgttgggcacgggcctcctctactactaacaTAGCTTATGAAATAGCGTTATACCTCTACATATTCATGAAAAGGGAAAAAATAAGTGACACTATGTCTATTATGTAGCAGGTAGAGGCGGTGTGGCTGAAGATAACTAGATCTCTAGCATAGTCTAACTTGCTAAAATCGTAATAACTCTCTACTAAGTAAACcttgaataatttgaaattttcttATTGCGTATTTCCATCGAAATAATGGTCAATAATTTTTACCAACACGCTGTCAATAAAACGTTACGATATAGTGTACCTACACTAGGATTTATTAGGCTAGTGAATAAGTATGTAGGTACCTAGTGAGTAAACTAATCAACGCGCGTTGTGATAAAAATGCTTTtagattttacaaaaagaaagtAGAAGCAGTTGCCATATGTAGCTCGAGCTGGACtaacaaatcaaattaaatcaaCCTGATTTCAGGATGTCCACCAATAGTAATGCGTCTTTCAGCGCACTGTCTTCATCGGAATCTATAGCGTCGGAGACATCACCATCCCCGTCTCGGACAAATGATAATAATGTCACAGAAATCATAACACTAATCCCATGTACCATGACTGAGGCATTGCTTCGATGTGTACTTACACAATAGCATTTTATGGTTTTACTCAAATATATTTACGAGAAAACACAAaactataaactttaatatttattattactttaccaAGCTACCTTTTATACATTTGACTTAGGTAGGTAAGCATTTAAGTTTCTATATAGGTAGACACTTACCTACTTACTTATGTCTGGATATcacaaatcatttttaataacgaaaattgttataaataaatcttcattAGTAAAGTTGCAAAAAAATGGACTATCAAAAGTGTGTAATAATAGTAATGACTTAAAataggtaaaataattaaattttttgtttgaagATAATgctatctaaaaataaattaacaattttgttttcttattaatatgaccaagctaaaaatataaaacattttttttctgatgCTATTATACTTTATCGACTTCCCTATATCTACGTTATAGAGGTCTTATTTGATCATTATGAATCTGAATCGAAAAACGAAACTTCAATCGGGCACTAGAAACCATTAAGCCAAATAATGTAGAGTCATTGTTGTGAAATTTATAGgtatgtatttacaaaattattgattattaaacTTATAGATATTGCGTGCCACAATTCTAGTGCATTATTTCTGTGACTCTCCAGGCTCGTCTTGCCAAAACTTGCTTACGTCGTTGTATGGTGATTGCAGTTCTGCTACATCAgttgatattttttcttcaacctgtatattataagtatatgtaaataattatttgcctatataggtaggtacctaGTATGAATTTCCGTACCAATGATCCGCacatccatttaaaaataatttaaattaagttttaatatgcagttaaatatttttctgtgacaaataattatgtccagaaattttatttaataatagtttaaatttataaatacgttcaaTCGTAATCCTACGTCTTACGCAGATTTTTTAAACTGAAACACGGGTAgctaataacattattacagcAGAAGTTTAAACTTCAGACCCACCTTTATAGTGCGTCGCGGCACATGACCGTTTTTCCTCAAAGCAACAAGAGTAACAGGTCGCGGTCGCCACTCAAATGGTTCGAAATAAccctaacaaaaataaaaaagtacattaaatttaaataaaacgaggCATAGCATAGGATTATTTATGaacttataacatataaataaataaaaaaataccttattgaAATAAGGGTTAAAATCCAAAGAAAGAGTTTTGGCAAGTTTGGTCAGAGAATGAGGAATTGTAATGAGCGCTCTACGCGTACCGAACTCATCCCGCAAATTAGAGTCCTGCAAAAATAGTTAATAGAGGttctgatattattgttaaacaacATATATAAGTGATGATATTACATACATAGGAATTTGGTCGGTAAACCCATAAAGAATTCAGATTGGAATTTACATGGTACCGAGGAGTACTAGTGACAGAAGGATCATATACTATTTTGGGAGTTGTTTTCGATATGTTTTTTGGTTCCTTCGTAGCTGCAAtgaaatagatattaattacTTAGAAAATGCATATTCGTTTACAGATAAcgattattttcaaatattcactGTATGTTTACTTTCAGTTGAAACAAGATATAATAGGAGAGGGAACACCATGAACATAAAATTAACTTCCATTTTGTTTTACACTACAGACACCTCGTAGAACAGTAAAGTTGAAACTAACTAGTCTTGCGTATTTTATGCGAGTTTATACGCGTCTGGTCATGGATTTCCATGAAGAAACTGTTTGTTTTTCTACCGCAAGCATCGATTTCCACTTAAGCTTTCCAAGAATGCTGTAAACACAATCAACAATGTTTCAGATGACACAGTTATTACAGAGTTGCTGCTCTATACGTtctattaatgataaaataatgtgCCTACCTATGACCTGTTTATTTAGAGAGTTCTAGGCTGTTTACACAGACGGTAACCTAGATAGACTCGAAATCATGCAAATCGTCAGTGTTGTAGATAGCGCAGGGCGGTCGCGCGCATGGGCGGCGTTGTTCCTCTCGCTCATTGGGAGCGCAGCGCCCCGCTACACACGTCCTCCGCCTTACAGTACTACCCTCACCGCAGGTTACTGAACAATCACTCCATTTACTCCATCGACTCCACATCTTGCGCATTTTTAAGGATTCCACATCATCGACCTTGTCTTTAGAGTTAAAGGCaaatgttctaaaattatgttacaaCATACTCATAGCTAAAACAGTTAGTCTAGCTGCTACCAGTTATTGATAGGTAAAACTAAGGTAATATGTATGTCGTACAAGTAGAAAAAGAAAGTACTGGACTCTGTGGCCTGTACGCTGTGTAACTATGTCTTCAACAGTTAAAGTAGAACTAATTAAATATctacataagtaataataaatttatgacaGCCTAGGTGGTGTAATTGTATTATCACTgttatatgttgttttatttaggtATAACGGCCGGGGCCGTGTCTCGGATTAGATCGGAtaagtgatattagattttctgCTTTTATcatgaaaaattatgaaaaataaaaggctaaataaatacgtaaatgTCATTTTTACCTCAAAATCCGATCATATTTGTATATCATAAATGaacaataagaaaattaattatttatcaataccagtatacttatatcaataaaataaataaaacctaggtactcaaaaaatgttttcttatcACCTGCAgctttaaagtatattttcttatttttaggCACTTTCGTATAAGAAAGGAACTGCTTTTTATGAATTCCGGCACTAGTTTTCTTATGTTCTTCAACAACAATATCAATAAGCTCCACAGGGTCTAATGTAAGTCTGTCATCATTTCtattgtaatcatttttaataacagtTGCGCCGACCCCGACGATTAATgtgattgtatattttaaaataatataggaaaCCATGTTTAAAAATCACCTTAAAGCagtaaataaaagagaattataataaaatatttgagtttAAGCCTCAAATAGCAAAAATAGATAGACCTATTCAAAGAGTATAAAGGAAAGTATAAAGCAGTATaaagcaaagagaattataatagtataaagtGGTATAAAGATAAAGACACCGAATTCTGTCTTTCATAGTACAGTGATTAAATAGGTTGAAACAATAGTGTTtacaaatgaaatttaattaagaaaaataatacatacaattaaCAGAAATAAAAGATCTATATATAAGTAtccttacatacataatattataagacacAGACCTCGACCCCACCGCGTCTGCCTGACCGCTTGAACGTGCTGAAcacaaaaactaccgaacggagtTTGAGTAAATTTGGTATAATGATGGTTTGAGAATCTGGGAAGGTCATAGGCTAATTTTATCTTGGAACATAATATAGCGAGTCACATCCTGAAATTatctttcacgcggacgaagccacgagcaaaactaGTATACTAAAAATCAGTTAACCAGCATACCGCTTGCT is from Manduca sexta isolate Smith_Timp_Sample1 unplaced genomic scaffold, JHU_Msex_v1.0 HiC_scaffold_1893, whole genome shotgun sequence and encodes:
- the LOC119191759 gene encoding uncharacterized protein LOC119191759, producing the protein MVHGISVMISVTLLSFVRDGDGDVSDAIDSDEDSALKDALLLVDILKSAYVKVLKENGDLRAGSDTTAELSTCPTTIATNTTPIRNVSTIRVPLTQPISSPATWDAVSDKNSYNWSPPPFYRSNPRNYRRYPPMYYRRYINMNRPLDYYYYDLDKFRRFNYEDAFGAHPNETATKDVGAHKKTTSSIGTTFTTMEAKLLCRHRSSQNPKEFQVRRNQFH
- the LOC119188350 gene encoding uncharacterized protein LOC119188350 isoform X2, with translation MFLLHRYVVRAQYWQDESKDSNLRDEFGTRRALITIPHSLTKLAKTLSLDFNPYFNKGYFEPFEWRPRPVTLVALRKNGHVPRRTIKVEEKISTDVAELQSPYNDVSKFWQDEPGESQK
- the LOC119188350 gene encoding uncharacterized protein LOC119188350 isoform X1 is translated as MEIHDQTRINSHKIRKTTTKEPKNISKTTPKIVYDPSVTSTPRYHVNSNLNSLWVYRPNSYDSNLRDEFGTRRALITIPHSLTKLAKTLSLDFNPYFNKGYFEPFEWRPRPVTLVALRKNGHVPRRTIKVEEKISTDVAELQSPYNDVSKFWQDEPGESQK